One Syngnathoides biaculeatus isolate LvHL_M chromosome 4, ASM1980259v1, whole genome shotgun sequence DNA window includes the following coding sequences:
- the LOC133499329 gene encoding uncharacterized protein LOC133499329 produces the protein MDATPVANSDNVTLTWGDKIAGKCTYEINTSTYSTNSSAAVEFHYSSWNETHHERYMKTCPDCLLLFENVTTKGPDSKPIQGRFFIILTKSGRLDDAHLEVFKKQAACLDFKEELHFGERTGKMLPFRSRLEPITFDLSGLPLSSRSVPGSPSREPTIKPRFQADGTEAIGFVLSVNVDVHQINERKTDFAFVAVARRFGWCNHFEQFVTLLDLHLSTIITTTFCTRFQVSGPWTGASQGKYFWMTPILRGSDPKGHKLWSPHSTLGCRVHVFVFIHPFSLALILTRVAGSACRPIAGRMETNSRTHNHT, from the exons ATGGACGCCACCCCGGTGGCCAACAGTGATAACGTCACACTGACGTGGGGAGACAAAAT AGCTGGAAAGTGCACGTATGAAATCAATACTTCAACTTATTCAACTAACTCATCGGCAGCAGTGGAAT TTCACTACAGCTCTTGGAATGAAACCCATCACGAGCGGTACATGAAGACGTGTCCCGACTGCCTCCTCTTGTTTGAAAACGTGACAACGAAGGGCCCCGATTCGAAACCCATCCAAGGCAGATTCTTCATCATCTTAA CAAAGTCCGGAAGACTAGATGATGCCCATCTGGAGGTTTTCAAGAAACAGGCCGCTTGCCTGGACTTTAAAGAAGAATTGCACTTCGGAGAGCGCACGGGTAAGATGCTTCCGTTTCGCTCTCGCTTGGAGCCGATCACCTTTGACCTCTCCGGGCTTCCTCTCTCTTCCAGATCTGTGCCCGGAAGTCCCTCACGAGAGCCGACAATAAAGCCTCGTTTTCAGGCCGATGGCACTGAGGCGATCGGTTTTGTACTTTCTGTCAATGTTGACGTACATCAAATAAACGAAAGAAAAACGGACTTTGCTTTTGTCGCGGTCGCGCGGCGGTTTGGGTGGTGTAATCATTTCGAGCAATTCGTCACATTATTGGATCTCCATCTTTCGACCATCATAACCACCACGTTCTGTACAAGGTTTCAAGTGAGCGGACCCTGGACTGGGGCAAGTCagggcaaatacttttggaTGACTCCAATACTCCGAGGATCCGATCCCAAAGGTCATAAACTTTGGTCACCGCACTCCACCCTGGGCTGCCGTGTCCACGTCTTTGTAttcattcatccgttttctttggcgcttatcctcacaagggtcgcggggagtgcttgccggccaatcgcagggcgcatggagacaaacagccgcactcacaatcacacctag
- the LOC133499331 gene encoding uncharacterized protein LOC133499331 produces MSAQLLVVALAVASLCGAAEPDCEELVKPLQVDTHSPIFGKWVLHVGTWDDPGLRNDLVAANSSWIELSSSSKSGTVSLYWADRLNDNKCLQGSADVTVSGMTSHFTFTINNHTSYHDGKYYATCPDCLLSEDTTLLPDGKSKGRYLFLFTRSGKLEPSELETFKKQATCLGFLQEYHFLDSDLCPDDRKIAAPDEGEEPAESAD; encoded by the exons ATGTCCGCACAGTTGCTGGTCGTCGCGCTCGCCGTCGCCTCCTTGTGTGGCGCGGCCGAACCGGACTGCGAGGAACTGGTCAAACCCCTGCAGGTGGACACGCACAGCCCT ATTTTCGGGAAATGGGTTCTCCACGTGGGCACGTGGGACGACCCGGGCCTGAGGAACGACCTGGTGGCGGCGAACAGTTCGTGGATCGAGCTGTCATCGTCCTCGAAGAGCGGCACCGTCTCCCTCTACTGGGCCGACCGTCT GAACGACAACAAATGTCTTCAGGGGTCAGCTGATGTCACCGTCTCCGGAATGACCAGCCACTTCACCT TCACCATCAACAACCACACTTCGTATCACGACGGCAAATACTACGCCACCTGCCCCgactgcctcctgtccgaagacACGACGCTCCTGCCGGACGGCAAATCCAAGGGCCGCTACCTTTTCCTCTTCA CTCGAAGCGGCAAGCTGGAGCCGTCCGAATTGGAGACCTTCAAGAAACAGGCCACGTGCCTCGGGTTCCTCCAAGAGTACCACTTTCTCGACTCAG ATTTGTGTCCAGACGACAGAAAGATTGCTGCACCCGATGAGGGGGAGGAGCCTGCTGAGTCTGCAGACTAA